The region CATCTTGAGAATTATTTTCATCTTTTAAGATTTCAAGCAACCTTCCTGAATCATCACTGGCCAAACCTTTGATTGCGATGATGGTCATTTTACCTTTGCCTATATCGGAACCGATTGGTTTACCTAATGTTTCTTCATCAGATGCCAAATCAAGATAATCATCCTGGATTTGGAAAGCAAGACCAATCAATCTTCCATATTCATACATAGCATCAATGACTTCATCATTTGCTCCACCCATAATAGCTCCAGCTTTAGTGGCAGCAGCAATTAAAGCACCGGTTTTTTTGAAAATCATTTCCATGTATTCATCTTCATTAACATCGAATCTTTCTTCAAATCCCATGTCCAATGCTTGACCTTCACAGATTTTAACACATGCATCAGCAACGGTAGCCAATGACTTGTTATTCTGTTCGGAAGTAGTGCCTTTAGAACAAACAATTATTTCAAATGCTTTTGAAAACAATGTATCTCCTGCGAGAATAGCTACGTCTTCACCCCATACCTTATGTACTGAAGGCATTCCTCTTCTCATATCATCATCATCCATGATATCATCATGAATAAGTGAAAATGTATGAATGAGTTCAATAGCAGCAGCAGACTTTAAAGCACTTTCACGATTTCCACCAACAGCTTCAGCAGTAATTAATGTTAAAGCAGGTCTAAGCATTTTACCGCCAGCTCTTGTTAAGTAAACTGAAGCCTCTCCAAGATTATCTGGAGTAATTGTAGACAATTCTTCTTCAATTGTTTTTGTAATATCTGTAGAATAACTTCCGAGTACTTCTTTTACATCACTCATTTAAATCCCTCACTTAACTTTTAAAAACTTGTGCTTGAGCATTTCTCAAGATATGAATATCATAACCAATTCTGTAACCTTCTTCCTCAGCAAGTTCAGCATATGCTGCAAGCATTGATAAATCTCCGTGTGCTGGAATGATATGTTGTGGTTTAAGCATACGCAAAAATTCTCTGTGATCTTCCCTTCCAGCGTGACCAGAAACGTGAGCATTAGGATAAATTCTTGCACCTTTTAATTTCAATCTCCTTTCCATGATATGCCTATTTGCAGCATTTGTTGGATTTGGAATGATAGGTGCTGAAATAATAATATTGTCTCCTTTTTTAATGTTAAATGGAGTTCTACTATTTGCAATTCTTGGAAGCAATGCATCAGGTTCACCTTGGTGTCCTGTTGTAACAAGCAGATAATTTGCCCTATCCTCATCAGCCTTCATTAAAGCTTTATTGACCGCTTTTGGAGAACCATATATACTTGCATTATTCGGCAATTTTAAAATACCTAATTTTTGTGCAATGCCACAGAAACGTTCCATGGATCTTCCAAGGAAAAATATTTCCCTGTGACTTTTTTTAGCAATGTCCGCAATTGCTTGGACACGTTCGACATGAGAAGAAAATGTGGTAACAATCATACCGGTCTTTTCATGCAACGGCCCTCTCATAACATCCTCAAGAATATTTCTTGCAATTCTTTCAGAATGTGTTTTAACTTCATCATAATTTTTTGCATTAGTTGTTTCGACAATTAAAGCAAGCACTCCTTTTCTACCCAATTCTCTTAATCTTTTATAATCAGGTGGTGGAGATACTTTTTGATGATTATCAAATTTAAAATCTAATGCATAAACAATAACTCCTTCCGAAGTATGTAAAACTGGAAATACTGCTTGAGGAATACTGTGTGTTGATTGAACA is a window of uncultured Methanobrevibacter sp. DNA encoding:
- the idsA gene encoding short chain isoprenyl diphosphate synthase IdsA, yielding MSDVKEVLGSYSTDITKTIEEELSTITPDNLGEASVYLTRAGGKMLRPALTLITAEAVGGNRESALKSAAAIELIHTFSLIHDDIMDDDDMRRGMPSVHKVWGEDVAILAGDTLFSKAFEIIVCSKGTTSEQNNKSLATVADACVKICEGQALDMGFEERFDVNEDEYMEMIFKKTGALIAAATKAGAIMGGANDEVIDAMYEYGRLIGLAFQIQDDYLDLASDEETLGKPIGSDIGKGKMTIIAIKGLASDDSGRLLEILKDENNSQDEIDEAIEILTNCGAIEYARNLAQESVVKAKEVLEILDDSSSKQVLENIADFVLERSA
- a CDS encoding RNase J family beta-CASP ribonuclease, with the protein product MSVEVIAIGGYQEVGKNMTAVKIGEDVIIFDMGIHLDRISMHEDTDIDRMHSLDLIERGVIPDDTLMKDVDGKVKGIVFSHGHLDHIGAVAKLAHRYDAPLIGTPYTAALIEKQIKGERKFKVTNPIRPLNPGSKLKLSKDITLEFVQSTHSIPQAVFPVLHTSEGVIVYALDFKFDNHQKVSPPPDYKRLRELGRKGVLALIVETTNAKNYDEVKTHSERIARNILEDVMRGPLHEKTGMIVTTFSSHVERVQAIADIAKKSHREIFFLGRSMERFCGIAQKLGILKLPNNASIYGSPKAVNKALMKADEDRANYLLVTTGHQGEPDALLPRIANSRTPFNIKKGDNIIISAPIIPNPTNAANRHIMERRLKLKGARIYPNAHVSGHAGREDHREFLRMLKPQHIIPAHGDLSMLAAYAELAEEEGYRIGYDIHILRNAQAQVFKS